The following are from one region of the Anomaloglossus baeobatrachus isolate aAnoBae1 chromosome 1, aAnoBae1.hap1, whole genome shotgun sequence genome:
- the LOC142247062 gene encoding rab5 GDP/GTP exchange factor-like isoform X5: MLGAHYSTGITRHIMSFASPADKAIPLQEDPTLPHIPTDNASFQLQGFLYQAEMCRKDCGFYGNPAWHGYCSRCWIQQRQQAQPLTDGFRHHSGNLHVKPDMSSTPQQLNRNDTFPDVTGNNVKMERSTSSLYQPVTGSVLHFSRSCLLSLARGDFSEFLKVLRSPEAQPLSSLCSNFIQRMQDADHITVDRKAEEVQSFYGQIGLSYPDHMSDEKDRLLDNIEKLVMTRLYKSVFCLENSQDEQKDLSLKKRIKSLSWVTPRMLQLPLKEDGQEENNGISCAVTALIEMDAKRAPQDKLTYVSRACNYLYKSIQSSKKEPATADDLLSCLIYSTLKANPPRLWSNLQYITRFCNPRRLITGESGYYFTNLRSKAEREKPAVIAHGTRMS; the protein is encoded by the exons ATGCTAGGGGCACACTATAGCACCGGAATAACCCGGCAT ATTATGAGTTTTGCATCGCCAGCGGATAAAGCCATACCATTACAAGAAGATCCGACTCTCCCACACATTCCCACTGACAATGCATCATTCCAACTTCAAGGATTTCTCTACCAAGCAGAGATGTGCAGGAAGGACTGTGGATTCTATGGTAATCCAGCATGGCACGGGTATTGTTCCAGGTGTTGGATCCAGCAGAGGCAGCAGGCCCAGCCTCTTACCGACGG TTTTAGACATCATTCAGGAAATCTGCACGTTAAACCTGACATGAGTTCGACTCCACAGCAGTTAAATAGAAATGACACGTTTCCAGATGTCACCGGCAATAATGTCAAAATGGAGCGATCTACCTCAAGCCTATACCAACCTGTGACGG GCTCTGTATTACACTTTTCCCGGTCTTGCCTTCTCTCGCTGGCACGAGGTGATTTTTCTGAATTTCTCAAAGTTCTCCGCAGTCCAGAGGCACAACCGTTATCAAGTCTCTGCAGTAATTTCATTCAGAGGATGCAAGATGCTGAC CATATAACTGTGGACAGAAAAGCAGAAGAAGTACAAAGCTTCTACGGACAAATTGGGCTGTCTTACCCCG ATCACATGTCCGATGAGAAAGACCGGCTGTTGGACAATATTGAAAAGCTTGTGATGACGCGACTTTATAAGTCTGTATTTTGCCTAGAAAATTCACAAGATGAACAGAAGGATCTCTCTCTCAAAAAGCGCATCAA GTCATTGAGTTGGGTCACGCCAAGGATGCTTCAGCTCCCACTGAAAGAAGACGGTCAAGAAGAGAATAATGGGATCTCTTGTGCTGTAACTG cGTTGATAGAAATGGATGCCAAAAGAGCTCCCCAAGACAAGCTAACATATGTGTCTAGAGCTTGTAACTACCTTTACAAATCCATACAAAGCTCCAAGAAAGAGCCCGCCACAGCTGATGATTTACTGTCTTGTCTAATATATAGCACACTGAAGGCAAACCCTCCACGACTGTGGTCaaacctgcagtacatcactaggtTTTGCAATCCCAGAAGACTTATAACAGGGGAGTCTGGATATTATTTTACCAATCTT CGTTCGAAAGCGGAGAGAGAGAAACCGGCGGTGATTGCGCATGGGACTCGCATGTCATAA